A stretch of Anoplolepis gracilipes chromosome 12, ASM4749672v1, whole genome shotgun sequence DNA encodes these proteins:
- the Pgm1 gene encoding phosphoglucomutase isoform X2 yields MSATTTPVTSLTVNTRVYEGQKPGTSGLRKAVKVFQQEHYTENFVQAILQAVGDQLTGCTLVVGGDGRFYGKEAVTKIIRIAAANGVGKLIIGQNGILSTPAVSTIIRKYKTQGGIVLTASHNPGGPDADFGIKFNCENGGPAPDNITNKIYEITKTLQCYKIIPDISIDIDKIQNVSIEVDGKPFTIDIIDSVNDYVELMKEIFDFASIKKLLQGNADKPAFKVLINSMNGVTGPYVKKIFSSELGVDDTSLVNIKPLEDFGGLHPDPNLTYAKDLVNAIKEGSYDFGAAFDGDGDRNMILGKKAFFVTPSDSLAVLAANLKLIPYFQKTGIKGYARSMPTAAAVDRVAVKNGVKFFEVPTGWKYFGNLMDIGDLSLCGEESFGTGSDHIREKDGIWACLAWLNVIAGLGKSVENILLDYWKIYGRNFFTRYDYENCDSASADKMMQSIETLIQKPEFIGRKLQHEGKEYVVKQADNYSYTDPVDDSKATKQGLRILFVDGSRIIFRLSGTGSSGATIRMYIDSYENDPATFEKDAQLVLKPLINIALELSELRRYTCRDAPTVIT; encoded by the exons ATGTCCGCGACGACGACGCCGGTGACGAGCCTGACGGTGAACACCCGGGTATATGAAGGCCAGAAACCGGGCACTTCGGGTCTGCGTAAAGCCGTCAAGGTCTTTCAGCAGGAACATTACACGGAGAACTTTGTCCAGGCGATATTGCAAGCCGTAGGTGATCAGCTGACCGGCTGCACCCTTGTCGTTGGCGGCGACGGACGGTTTTACGGCAAGGAAGCGGTGACAAAGATCATCCGGATTGCCGCGGCAAACGGG gTAGGAAAATTGATTATTGGTCAAAATGGCATTCTCTCAACGCCAGCAGTATCAACTATAATACGAAAGTATAAGACACAAGGTGGAATTGTCCTAACCGCGTCGCACAATCCTGGTGGTCCTGATGCTGACTTtggtattaaatttaattgcgaAAATGGTGGCCCTGCTCCAGACAACATAACGAATAAAATCTACGAGATCACTAAAACACtccaatgttataaaattattcctgATATTAGCatagatattgataaaatacagAATGTTTCTATCGAAGTGGATGGTAAACCATTTACTATCGATATAATTGATTCTGTGAATGATTATGTGGAACTTATGAAAGAGATTTTTGACTTTGCaagtattaagaaattattgcaAGGCAATGCAGATAAACCAGCGTTTAAAGTTCTCATCAATTCGATGAATGGAG TTACGGGACcgtacgtaaaaaaaatatttagtagcGAATTAGGCGTTGATGATACAAGTTTAGTAAATATAAAGCCGTTAGAAGATTTCGGTGGTTTACATCCCGATCCAAATTTAACTTATGCCAAAGATTTAGTGAATGCTATAAAAGAAGGATCGTATGACTTTGGTGCCGCTTTTGACGGAGACGGCGATAGAAATATG ATCTTGGGCAAGAAAGCTTTTTTTGTTACTCCTTCTGATTCCTTAGCAGTGTTAGCTgctaatctaaaattaattccatATTTTCAAAAGACTGGCATTAAAGGATATGCTAGATCTATGCCAACGGCTGCAGCTGTCGACAGAGTCGCTGTTAAAAACGGAGTGAAATTCTTCGAAGTTCCTACTGGATGGAAATATTTCG GTAATTTGATGGATATCGGGGATTTGTCGTTGTGTGGAGAAGAAAGCTTTGGTACCGGTTCCGATCATATTCGCGAGAAAGATGGAATATGGGCATGCCTGGCATGGCTCAATGTCATCGCAGGACTTGGAAAatctgtagaaaatattttattggattaCTGGAAGATTTATGGAAGAAATTTCTTTACTAG atacgATTATGAAAATTGCGACTCTGCGAGCGCGGATAAGATGATGCAGAGCATTGAAACTCTGATTCAGAAACCAGAATTTATTGGTAGAAAGCTGCAGCACGAAGGTAAAGAATACGTTGTTAAGCAGGCGGACAATTACTCCTACACGGATCCTGTTGACGATAGCAAAGCTACGAAACAG GGTTTACGGATATTGTTCGTGGATGGTTCCCGCATCATATTCCGTTTATCCGGAACGGGAAGTTCAGGCGCTACAATCCGTATGTATATCGATAGTTATGAAAATGATCCAGCTACTTTCGAGAAAGACGCACAATTGGTATTGAAacctttaattaatatcgcatTAGAATTAAGCGAACTTCGTCGATACACTTGCCGGGACGCACCAACTgtgattacataa
- the Pgm1 gene encoding phosphoglucomutase isoform X1, which translates to MFDISLSNSNSRLQNMSATTTPVTSLTVNTRVYEGQKPGTSGLRKAVKVFQQEHYTENFVQAILQAVGDQLTGCTLVVGGDGRFYGKEAVTKIIRIAAANGVGKLIIGQNGILSTPAVSTIIRKYKTQGGIVLTASHNPGGPDADFGIKFNCENGGPAPDNITNKIYEITKTLQCYKIIPDISIDIDKIQNVSIEVDGKPFTIDIIDSVNDYVELMKEIFDFASIKKLLQGNADKPAFKVLINSMNGVTGPYVKKIFSSELGVDDTSLVNIKPLEDFGGLHPDPNLTYAKDLVNAIKEGSYDFGAAFDGDGDRNMILGKKAFFVTPSDSLAVLAANLKLIPYFQKTGIKGYARSMPTAAAVDRVAVKNGVKFFEVPTGWKYFGNLMDIGDLSLCGEESFGTGSDHIREKDGIWACLAWLNVIAGLGKSVENILLDYWKIYGRNFFTRYDYENCDSASADKMMQSIETLIQKPEFIGRKLQHEGKEYVVKQADNYSYTDPVDDSKATKQGLRILFVDGSRIIFRLSGTGSSGATIRMYIDSYENDPATFEKDAQLVLKPLINIALELSELRRYTCRDAPTVIT; encoded by the exons ATGTTCGACATCAGTTTAAgtaattctaatt CGCGCTTGCAGAACATGTCCGCGACGACGACGCCGGTGACGAGCCTGACGGTGAACACCCGGGTATATGAAGGCCAGAAACCGGGCACTTCGGGTCTGCGTAAAGCCGTCAAGGTCTTTCAGCAGGAACATTACACGGAGAACTTTGTCCAGGCGATATTGCAAGCCGTAGGTGATCAGCTGACCGGCTGCACCCTTGTCGTTGGCGGCGACGGACGGTTTTACGGCAAGGAAGCGGTGACAAAGATCATCCGGATTGCCGCGGCAAACGGG gTAGGAAAATTGATTATTGGTCAAAATGGCATTCTCTCAACGCCAGCAGTATCAACTATAATACGAAAGTATAAGACACAAGGTGGAATTGTCCTAACCGCGTCGCACAATCCTGGTGGTCCTGATGCTGACTTtggtattaaatttaattgcgaAAATGGTGGCCCTGCTCCAGACAACATAACGAATAAAATCTACGAGATCACTAAAACACtccaatgttataaaattattcctgATATTAGCatagatattgataaaatacagAATGTTTCTATCGAAGTGGATGGTAAACCATTTACTATCGATATAATTGATTCTGTGAATGATTATGTGGAACTTATGAAAGAGATTTTTGACTTTGCaagtattaagaaattattgcaAGGCAATGCAGATAAACCAGCGTTTAAAGTTCTCATCAATTCGATGAATGGAG TTACGGGACcgtacgtaaaaaaaatatttagtagcGAATTAGGCGTTGATGATACAAGTTTAGTAAATATAAAGCCGTTAGAAGATTTCGGTGGTTTACATCCCGATCCAAATTTAACTTATGCCAAAGATTTAGTGAATGCTATAAAAGAAGGATCGTATGACTTTGGTGCCGCTTTTGACGGAGACGGCGATAGAAATATG ATCTTGGGCAAGAAAGCTTTTTTTGTTACTCCTTCTGATTCCTTAGCAGTGTTAGCTgctaatctaaaattaattccatATTTTCAAAAGACTGGCATTAAAGGATATGCTAGATCTATGCCAACGGCTGCAGCTGTCGACAGAGTCGCTGTTAAAAACGGAGTGAAATTCTTCGAAGTTCCTACTGGATGGAAATATTTCG GTAATTTGATGGATATCGGGGATTTGTCGTTGTGTGGAGAAGAAAGCTTTGGTACCGGTTCCGATCATATTCGCGAGAAAGATGGAATATGGGCATGCCTGGCATGGCTCAATGTCATCGCAGGACTTGGAAAatctgtagaaaatattttattggattaCTGGAAGATTTATGGAAGAAATTTCTTTACTAG atacgATTATGAAAATTGCGACTCTGCGAGCGCGGATAAGATGATGCAGAGCATTGAAACTCTGATTCAGAAACCAGAATTTATTGGTAGAAAGCTGCAGCACGAAGGTAAAGAATACGTTGTTAAGCAGGCGGACAATTACTCCTACACGGATCCTGTTGACGATAGCAAAGCTACGAAACAG GGTTTACGGATATTGTTCGTGGATGGTTCCCGCATCATATTCCGTTTATCCGGAACGGGAAGTTCAGGCGCTACAATCCGTATGTATATCGATAGTTATGAAAATGATCCAGCTACTTTCGAGAAAGACGCACAATTGGTATTGAAacctttaattaatatcgcatTAGAATTAAGCGAACTTCGTCGATACACTTGCCGGGACGCACCAACTgtgattacataa
- the LOC140671890 gene encoding neutral amino acid transporter 9 has product MYKSRNYRGGSDTSPRDSGSESTPFLSSESRTSLELSTISDDLETSDLDLSPAGCSIKYGSIDAASYSTTLTAVPKRPPPLTHNNELYLSAAAHSPCIVNLVHEKNYEARNIDLILTNENVDSKKAYGIDFTPGSQFQSDMVLATCKDLKPKQSSLVTIFSVWNTILGSSLLTMPWGILMAGFFPGIILNLLMSGLCLYTAYRLIVAHAYHGGGDNIEVIDLSRIYLGKWAEYIAKIFSIAVMLGAIIAYWVLMANFLYNSVNFIYDHAAGWPTHSVPENISHAEVLCPKKEIQDNNTVILYEKTFDALGPAWDLRNTVPMFLALLIFPLLNFNSTTFFTKFNSLGTVSIMYLIIFILIKSASWGINMDKTEWATSWIIKPSFPALSGLLAMSFFIHNIIISIMKNNRNQEKNGRDLTIAYILVTLTYIIVGVAFFMCFPLQKSCIQDNLLNNFQKWDGFTIGARLVLLFQLITVYPLIAFMLRVQLLTSICKRVSNKSSVLVINLILVSICILFATFMPYIGTIVRYTGALSGFVYVFTLPSLLHLSILKKEEKLTMCSLISHLSIPVIGILNLIAQFFITDN; this is encoded by the exons ATGTACAAGTCTCGTAATTACCGAGGTGGCAGCGATACTTCGCCACGAGACAGCGGATCCGAGAGCACGCCGTTCCTCTCGTCAGAATCTCGCACAAGTCTGGAGCTATCGACGATATCCGATGACTTGGAAACGAGCGATTTAGATCTGAGCCCCGCTGGTTGTTCTATCAA ATATGGGAGCATCGATGCTGCCAGTTATAGCACAACTTTAACAGCAGTACCGAAAAGGCCGCCCCCTCTAACGCACAATAACGAGTTGTACCTTTCGGCAGCGGCGCACTCGCCTTGCATCGTGAATCTAGTCCATGAGAAGAATTACGAGGCGCGTAACATCGACctg ATATTAACGAATGAAAATGTTGACTCGAAAAAAGCTTATGGGATAGATTTTACACCTGGATCACAATTCCAATCCGATATGGTGCTTGCAACGTGTAAGGATCTCAAGCCGAAGCAAAGTTCATTGGTCACCAT attttCAGTATGGAATACGATATTGGGATCGTCGTTACTGACTATGCCATGGGGAATCCTGATGGCTGGATTCTTTCCTGGAATTATTCTCAATCTGCTGATGAGCGGTTTATGTCTGTACACAGCTTATCGTCTCATAGTTGCACACGCGTATCATG GTGGAGGAGACAATATAGAAGTCATAGACTTGAGTCGAATATACCTCGGCAAATGGGCGGAATATATTGCCAAAATCTTTAGTATTGCCGTAATGTTAGGCGCAATTATAGCTTATTGGGTATTGATGGCTAATTTCTTGTACAATAGCGTGAACTTTATTTATG ATCATGCAGCTGGTTGGCCGACACATTCTGTACCTGAGAACATTTCACATGCAGAag TCTTATGTCCGAAAAAAGAAATCCAGGATAACAAtactgttatattatatgagaAGACATTTGATGCATTGGGACCAGCATGGGACTTACGTAACACAGTGCCTATGTTTTTAGCATTATTGATATTTccgttattgaattttaatagtacgacattttttacgaaatttaattctcttg GAACGGTGTCAATTATGTATTTGATTATCTTTATTCTGATAAAATCCGCATCATGGGGCATTAATATGGATAAAACTGAATGGGCAACAAGTTGGATAATAAAACCTTCATTTCCAGCCCTCAGTGGACTGCTGGCAATGTCGTTCTTTATccacaatattataatcagtataatgaaaaataatcgtaATCAAGAGAAGAAT GGAAGAGATTTAACTATAGCGTATATTCTTGTCACGTTAACTTATATCATCGTTGGAGTAGCATTTTTCATGTGCTTCCCTCTGCAAAAGTCATGCATACAAGAT aatctattaaataattttcaaaaatgggATGGCTTCACAATAGGTGCTCGTCTAGTACtactttttcaattaataaccGTTTATCCTTTGATCGCATTTATGCTGCGTGTACAGTTACTCACATCAATATGCAAAAGAGTATCTAATAAGAGTTCAGTGCTCGTCATTAATCTCATATTAGtttctatatgtattttatttgcgaCTTTTATGCCTTATATTGGAACTATCGTTAGATATACCGGCGCTTTAAGCGGATTCGTCTATGTTTTCACTTTACCGagtttattgcatttatcgattttaaagaAGGAGGAAAAGTTAACTATGTGTTCTCTGATAAGCCACTTAAGTATACCTGTTATTGGAATTCTTAATCTCATTGctcaatttttcattacagataattga
- the LOC140671900 gene encoding ATP synthase subunit C lysine N-methyltransferase isoform X1, with protein MEYFSVKKDDISASQKSSKIGLFLIAVTGGVATAISVVCFPFISPAFRKICLPYVPATHQQVKNIIRALNGRSGSLIDLGSGDGRIVLAAAKHGFKAHGIELNTWLVWYSKFKALINGLSNDTAFFKQDLWKYNLGKYDNIVIFGVDQMMEDIEKKFNRELYKGSLVIACRYPLPNTHPIMTIGHGIDTVWVYKIR; from the exons ATGGAATATTTCTCtgtaaaaaaagatgatattAGTGCATCACAAAAATCATCAAAGATTGGCTTATTTTTGATTGCAGTCACag GTGGAGTTGCAACCGCAATTAGTGTTGTGTGCTTTCCATTTATAAGCCCTGCGTTTCGTAAGATATGTTTACCATATGTACCAGCCACGCATCAacaagtgaaaaatattattcgagcACTAAATGGTCGTTCTGGTTCCTTAATTGATCTTGGTAGTGGAGATGGACGTATT gtTCTTGCAGCAGCAAAGCATGGTTTTAAAGCCCATGGTATTGAATTAAACACCTGGCTAGTATGgtattcaaagtttaaagCATTGATTAATGGTTTATCAAATGATACTGCATTTTTCAAGCAGGATTTATGGAAATATAATTTgggaaaatatgataatattgttatatttggTGTAGATCAAATG ATGGAAGATatcgaaaaaaagtttaatagagAATTATACAAAGGTTCTCTTGTAATTGCATGTAGATATCCTCTTCCTAATACACATCCTATTATGACGATTGGACATGGAATTGACACTGTTTGGGTATACAAGATACGTTAA
- the LOC140671900 gene encoding ATP synthase subunit C lysine N-methyltransferase isoform X2, producing the protein MGSIHCGVATAISVVCFPFISPAFRKICLPYVPATHQQVKNIIRALNGRSGSLIDLGSGDGRIVLAAAKHGFKAHGIELNTWLVWYSKFKALINGLSNDTAFFKQDLWKYNLGKYDNIVIFGVDQMMEDIEKKFNRELYKGSLVIACRYPLPNTHPIMTIGHGIDTVWVYKIR; encoded by the exons ATGGGTTCAATCCAct GTGGAGTTGCAACCGCAATTAGTGTTGTGTGCTTTCCATTTATAAGCCCTGCGTTTCGTAAGATATGTTTACCATATGTACCAGCCACGCATCAacaagtgaaaaatattattcgagcACTAAATGGTCGTTCTGGTTCCTTAATTGATCTTGGTAGTGGAGATGGACGTATT gtTCTTGCAGCAGCAAAGCATGGTTTTAAAGCCCATGGTATTGAATTAAACACCTGGCTAGTATGgtattcaaagtttaaagCATTGATTAATGGTTTATCAAATGATACTGCATTTTTCAAGCAGGATTTATGGAAATATAATTTgggaaaatatgataatattgttatatttggTGTAGATCAAATG ATGGAAGATatcgaaaaaaagtttaatagagAATTATACAAAGGTTCTCTTGTAATTGCATGTAGATATCCTCTTCCTAATACACATCCTATTATGACGATTGGACATGGAATTGACACTGTTTGGGTATACAAGATACGTTAA
- the Rpe gene encoding ribulose-phosphate 3-epimerase: MTKYLSAKIGPSILNANLAQLYEESQKLLDNGADYLHLDVMDGHFVPNLSFGHPIVKCLRSKIKDAFFETHMMVSNPEQWIEPMADANVNQYTFHVEPVEDVPLICRKIKEAGMKVGVALKPGTPVDVTTDYVDLADMILIMTVEPGFGGQKLMEPMLQKVTWLRENYPELDIEVDGGVGPTTIEACAKAGANMIVAGTAVINSTDQAKVITTLRDTVNCYLGENKSK; encoded by the exons ATGACGAAGTATTTGAGTGCAAAAATCGGTCCATCGATTTTAAACGCGAACTTGGCACAACTTTATGAAGAATCGCAAAAATTGCTTGATAATGGCGCGGATTATTTGCACTTGGATGTGATGGACGGTCACTTTGTTCCTAATCTTTCATTCGGTCATCCGATTGTAAAGTGTCTTCgcagtaaaataaaagatgcCTTTTTCGAGACACACATGATGGTATCTAATCCAGAGCAA TGGATTGAACCCATGGCTGATGCTAATGTAAATCAATATACATTCCATGTTGAACCAGTAGAAGATGTGCCTCTAATCTGTAGGAAAATAAAGGAAGCAGGAATGAAG gTTGGTGTGGCACTTAAACCAGGGACACCTGTAGATGTGACAACAGATTATGTGGATCTAGCCGATATGATCTTGATAATGACTGTGGAACCTGGCTTCGGTGGGCAAAAACTTATGGAACCAATGTTACAGAAAGTTACATGGTTAAGAGAGAATTATCCTGAATTAGACATTGAGGTCGATGGTGGAGTTGGGCCAACTACAATTGAAGCCTGTGCAAAG gCTGGTGCTAATATGATTGTGGCTGGCACAGCTGTCATAAATTCCACTGATCAAGCTAAAGTAATTACAACTCTTAGAGATACGGTAAATTGTTATTTGggagaaaataaatcaaaatag
- the LOC140671895 gene encoding putative methyltransferase C9orf114 homolog has product MSAVKPELKNWKEYNRKRKELRKQWREEKLMKKIKKEELEKESKNESKEHADITKYERKDVCTVSIAVPGSILDNAQSPELRTYLAGQIARAACIYKVDEIIVFDDKGDVTESEKKKIRKDDALGEGRLGCLQLARILQYLECPQYLRKYFFPIHKDLQYAGVLNPLDAPHHLRQMDESLYREGIVTNKPIKVGKGSQVNVGLLNEVHVDKVLMPGLRVTVKIPPEQPNPKKLKGIIVPPNVPRIETGIYWGYTVKLVKDLTDVLTNCQYKGGYDLTIGTSDKGTLIDEIEAKSLKYHHCLIVFGGVAGLEAAVDVDPNLDVDDPSLIFHKYLNTCPQQGSRTIRTEEAILLTLAELRTKLVPKEIIS; this is encoded by the coding sequence atgtcgGCTGTAAAGCCAGAATTAAAGAATTGGAAAGAGTATAATCGCAAACGGAAAGAGCTTCGAAAGCAGTGGAGAGAGGAGAAGCTGatgaagaaaattaagaaGGAGGAACTCGAAAAGGAATCGAAGAACGAGTCCAAAGAACATGCGGATATCACGAAATACGAGCGAAAGGACGTCTGCACCGTAAGTATCGCGGTACCCGGATCCATCCTCGATAACGCGCAGTCCCCAGAGCTGCGAACCTACCTGGCGGGACAAATCGCTCGCGCAGCGTGTATTTACAAAGTGGACGAGATCATCGTGTTTGATGACAAGGGTGACGTTACGGAGagtgagaaaaagaagattagGAAGGACGATGCGTTGGGCGAGGGTAGACTTGGATGTCTCCAATTGGCCAggatattgcaatatttggAATGCCCGCAGTACCTGAGGAAGTATTTCTTTCCTATTCACAAGGACTTGCAATATGCGGGTGTGCTGAATCCTTTGGATGCACCACATCATTTGAGACAAATGGATGAGTCTCTGTATCGAGAGGGGATAGTCACTAATAAACCCATAAAGGTCGGTAAAGGATCGCAGGTAAACGTTGGACTTCTGAACGAGGTTCATGTGGATAAGGTATTGATGCCTGGTTTAAGGGTAACGGTAAAGATACCACCGGAGCAGCCAAATCCGAAGAAATTAAAGGGTATCATTGTGCCACCCAATGTACCACGCATAGAAACTGGAATCTATTGGGGATATACTGTCAAACTAGTCAAGGATCTGACAGATGTATTGACGAATTGTCAGTATAAAGGAGGATATGACTTGACAATTGGAACATCCGATAAGGGAACATTGATCGATGAAATAGAAGCAAAGAGTTTGAAATATCACCATTGTCTGATAGTATTTGGAGGAGTCGCTGGATTAGAAGCTGCCGTAGACGTGGATCCGAATTTAGACGTCGATGACCCATCCTTGATattccataaatatttaaatacatgcCCTCAGCAAGGCTCACGAACAATCAGAACAGAAGAAGCTATTCTTTTGACTTTAGCTGAATTAAGAACTAAACTAGTAcctaaagaaattatttcttaa
- the LOC140671898 gene encoding uncharacterized protein isoform X2 — translation MPKTKYFDEDKLPFLDENEVKIVNLPYMYIESPIQGTQYNFPMLKGVAYQLRRWPNDLFSSFVKACLIISGLFLFAFVTAILCSPATNDNCCEYNISEDEHSFNVYFVKEATQVWSKKEFCYIEAAARQQPDLNIHLINLMRTSDALNIQEVHFKMALATENSNIRIADLSIDEFFSKSKLLNIAKNLNNGLLLMAARAYLLWNSPGVAMHPREKQDYRPNKLITIDPIIDLQATEVQCQAFLGFLLQEISKNSTKIYNLKDALYKFCPRIDKCPEVQILDLKSECSVNVLDCPTVQMTENF, via the exons ATGCCAAAGACCAAGT ATTTTGACGAGGACAAACTTCCTTTCCTGGATGAGAACGAAGTCAAGATTGTTAATCTTCCGTACATGTACATCGAAAGTCCGATTCAAGGTACTCAATACAACTTCCCGATGCTTAAGGGTGTCGCGTATCAATTAAGAAGATGGCCGAACGATCTGTTCTCCTCGTTCGTGAAAGCGTGTCTCATCATTAGCGGTTTATTCCTTTTTGCCTTTGTCACGGCAATACTTTGCTCACCCGCAACGAACGATAATTGTTG tgAATACAATATCTCAGAAGATGAGCATTCGTTCaatgtttattttgtaaaagaagCTACGCAAGTCTGGTCTAAAAAAGAATTCTGCTACATCGAGGCTGCGGCGAGACAGCAACCCGATCTAAAT attcacttgattaatttgatgCGTACTTCTGATGCATTAAACATCCAAGAAGTTCATTTTAAAATGGCACTAGCCACTGAAAACTCCAATATTCGTATAGCTGACTTATCGATCGACGAATTTTTCAgcaa gtcaaaattattaaacattgcgAAAAATTTGAACAATGGATTGTTGCTGATGGCAGCAAGAGCATATTTACTATGGAATTCGCCCGGAGTTGCTATGCATCCTA GAGAAAAACAAGATTACAGGCCCAACAAATTAATCACGATTGACCCGATAATCGACTTGCAAGCAACCGAAGTACAATGTCAAGCATTTTTAggatttttattacaagaaatatcaaaaaattcaacgaaaatttataatttgaaggacgctttgtataaattttgtccaag gatTGATAAATGTCCTGAAGTACAAATACTTGATTTAAAATCAGAATGTTCTGTCAACGTTCTTGACTGTCCTACCGTCCAAATGactgaaaatttttag
- the LOC140671898 gene encoding uncharacterized protein isoform X1, whose protein sequence is MPKTKYFDEDKLPFLDENEVKIVNLPYMYIESPIQGTQYNFPMLKGVAYQLRRWPNDLFSSFVKACLIISGLFLFAFVTAILCSPATNDNCCEYNISEDEHSFNVYFVKEATQVWSKKEFCYIEAAARQQPDLNIHLINLMRTSDALNIQEVHFKMALATENSNIRIADLSIDEFFSKSKLLNIAKNLNNGLLLMAARAYLLWNSPGVAMHPSAYCNLSNINKFRWTKGEKQDYRPNKLITIDPIIDLQATEVQCQAFLGFLLQEISKNSTKIYNLKDALYKFCPRIDKCPEVQILDLKSECSVNVLDCPTVQMTENF, encoded by the exons ATGCCAAAGACCAAGT ATTTTGACGAGGACAAACTTCCTTTCCTGGATGAGAACGAAGTCAAGATTGTTAATCTTCCGTACATGTACATCGAAAGTCCGATTCAAGGTACTCAATACAACTTCCCGATGCTTAAGGGTGTCGCGTATCAATTAAGAAGATGGCCGAACGATCTGTTCTCCTCGTTCGTGAAAGCGTGTCTCATCATTAGCGGTTTATTCCTTTTTGCCTTTGTCACGGCAATACTTTGCTCACCCGCAACGAACGATAATTGTTG tgAATACAATATCTCAGAAGATGAGCATTCGTTCaatgtttattttgtaaaagaagCTACGCAAGTCTGGTCTAAAAAAGAATTCTGCTACATCGAGGCTGCGGCGAGACAGCAACCCGATCTAAAT attcacttgattaatttgatgCGTACTTCTGATGCATTAAACATCCAAGAAGTTCATTTTAAAATGGCACTAGCCACTGAAAACTCCAATATTCGTATAGCTGACTTATCGATCGACGAATTTTTCAgcaa gtcaaaattattaaacattgcgAAAAATTTGAACAATGGATTGTTGCTGATGGCAGCAAGAGCATATTTACTATGGAATTCGCCCGGAGTTGCTATGCATCCTAGTGCGTATTGCAATTTATcgaatatcaataaatttcgaTGGAC TAAAGGAGAAAAACAAGATTACAGGCCCAACAAATTAATCACGATTGACCCGATAATCGACTTGCAAGCAACCGAAGTACAATGTCAAGCATTTTTAggatttttattacaagaaatatcaaaaaattcaacgaaaatttataatttgaaggacgctttgtataaattttgtccaag gatTGATAAATGTCCTGAAGTACAAATACTTGATTTAAAATCAGAATGTTCTGTCAACGTTCTTGACTGTCCTACCGTCCAAATGactgaaaatttttag
- the LOC140671902 gene encoding uncharacterized protein has product MDRVSSRICSNHEGYPEKIEICDDRQIKTVKSKMSSRTFKNHSDSSQVIEKLDKSLEKKTSFDNEILKIIRGMLLALPILFLCYHGPMQYSILENGQILRGFSSRKTIMTFSLGYSISYSIIFTIAIGMLIYSIMLKQPQFSLLFMGLFMAELVSDTCDAIEMLWYLFGELPLQTALLHAAGILLLILAEIWTWLGILQLYEYRNFQSY; this is encoded by the exons ATGGATCGTGTGTCAAGTCGTATTTGCAGCAATCACGAAGGTTATCcggaaaaaatagaaatttgcgATGATCGCCAAATAAAAACG gtcAAGTCTAAAATGTCATCGCGTACGTTTAAGAATCATTCTGACAGTTCTCAAGTGATCGAAAAGCTTGATAAATCGCTGGAAAAGAAAACGTCTTTTgacaatgaaattttaaagataatcaGAGGAATGTTATTGGCCTTGCCGATATTGTTCTTATGTTATCATGGACCAATGCAATACAGTATTTTGGAAAATGGACAGATCCTTCGTGGTTTTTCttcgagaaaaacaattaTGACGTTTAGTTTGGGCTATTCTATCTcgtattctataatattcacTATTGCAATTGGCATGCTCATTTATTCCATTATGttg AAACAGCCGCAATTTAGTTTACTCTTCATGGGTCTCTTTATGGCCGAACTTGTCTCTGATACTTGTGATGCGATTGAAATGCTTTGGTATCTCTTTGGAGAACTTCCGCTACAAACTGCATTGCTTCATGCTGCAGGAATCCTTCTACTGATTt TGGCAGAAATATGGACATGGCTGGGTATTCTGCAGCTCTATGAGTATCGAAATTTTCAATCATATTAG